In Ptychodera flava strain L36383 unplaced genomic scaffold, AS_Pfla_20210202 Scaffold_31__1_contigs__length_3010019_pilon, whole genome shotgun sequence, the following are encoded in one genomic region:
- the LOC139127366 gene encoding uncharacterized protein, whose translation MAAKQTVEIRILQPNSSESRSVRVEKEIADLITSPTLDANTKQAIINQLIRSKDGPSEQLEPREEQMQNEKKKSEHVTEKQGTPMMPENQLANQQVVKEKETDEPQPKLTSPPTSSARGNDKVHIWTEREETLLVSLRADLDDKFKSAVRHDSLWQSVVSDMAKHDVIISKTQAKDKWKNLKKAFMEFVDGRKKTGTQTRTCRHYERFSVLYGHREGTNPTVTIDSDALSSDSSGTIPETRSKPDQPTKKRKARLDRMSMQDRLFTVVSKMEDKNDELLSLMQQQHDQKMQRMDRMLDLYEKSINNNK comes from the exons atggccgccaagcaGAC TGTTGAAATTAGGATTTTGCAACCCAATTCCAGTGAAAGTAGATCTGTGAGAGTGGAAAAAGAGATTGCAGATCTTATAACCTCACCAACACTGG ATGCTAACACAAAACAGGCTATTATAAACCAATTGATACGTAGTAAAGATGGTCCAAGTGAACAACTGGAACCAAGGGAAGAAcaaatgcaaaatgaaaaaaagaagagTGAACACGTGACAGAAAAACAAGGTACACCGATGATGCCAGAAAATCAACTTGCTAATCAACAGGTAGTAAAAGAAAAGGAAACAGATGAACCCCAGCCAAAACTGACTTCCCCTCCTACAAGCAGTGCCAGAGGTAATGACAAGGTCCACATATGGACGGAGAGGGAAGAGACTCTTCTTGTATCACTGAGAGCAGATCTTGATGATAAGTTTAAAAGTGCTGTAAGACATGATTCTTTGTGGCAAAGCGTAGTATCTGATATGGCCAAACATGATGTCATTATCTCCAAGACCCAAGCCAAAGACAAATGGAAAAACCTGAAAAAAGCCTTCATGGAATTTGTTGATGGTAGAAAAAAAACTGGTACACAGACAAGAACATGCAGGCACTACGAAAGATTTAGTGTTTTGTATGGACACAGAGAGGGGACAAATCCAACTGTGACTATTGACTCTGATGCATTAAGCAGTGACTCTAGTGGCACTATTCCAGAAACAAGATCAAAACCAGACCAACCAACTAAAAAACGAAAGGCTAGATTGGACAGGATGTCTATGCAAGATAGACTGTTTACTGTGGTGTCCAAAATGGAAGACAAGAATGATGAGCTGTTGTCTCTGATGCAACAACAACATGACCAAAAAATGCAACGAATGGACAGAATGCTTGATCTGTATGAAAAATCAATCAATAACAATAAATAG